A single region of the Etheostoma cragini isolate CJK2018 chromosome 3, CSU_Ecrag_1.0, whole genome shotgun sequence genome encodes:
- the bace2 gene encoding beta-secretase 2, whose product MAYSTSVSIWSFVFSVYFGVSKCYFAIPLKIYTGRYNVSSDVVLTQRVVLTSDGNGLSLASDPTGTVNFLDMIHNLQGDSGRGYYIEMSIGTPGQKVNILVDTGSSNFAVAAAPHPFITHYFNTALSSTYQSVGRTVAVRYTQGNWEGELGVDRVAIPKGLNGTVIINIAAIRSSDGFFLPGVNWQGILGLAYPMLARPDSSVEPFFNSLVQQMGIPDIFSLQMCGAGLSASSTADPAGGSLIMGGAEPTLYRGSVWYTPIVEEWYYQVEVLKLEVGDQNLDLDCREYNMDKAIVDSGTTLLRLPVNVFNAVVEAITRSSLIQDFSSGFWDGTKLACWMKGETPWMFFPKLSIFLRATNTSQSFRITILPQLYIQPITDVDGTLDCFRFGLSSSANGLVIGATVMEGFYVVFDRAQRRLGFALSNCAVSGEVALSEIAGPFSAADVAANCSAGVLKGPLLWVISYALMAVCAVVLIILLLLLVLPCRNRNRSGEITDESSLVRHRIK is encoded by the exons ATGGCATACTCTACTTCTGTTTCGATTTGGtcatttgtttttagtgtttacTTCGGCGTGTCCAAGTGTTACTTTGCTATACCACTTAAAATATACACAGGGAGGTACAACGTATCCTCTGATGTGGTTTTGACTCAGCGAGTCGTGTTAACTTCTGATGGAAACGGCCTCTCGTTGGCCTCTGACCCGACTGGTACCGTGAACTTTCTGGACATGATACACAACTTGCAAGGGGACTCTGGAAGAGGCTACTACATAGAAATGTCAATTGGTACACCTGGCCAAAAG GTGAACATCCTGGTGGATACAGGCAGCAGTAACTTTGCCGTTGCTGCGGCTCCACACCCATTCATTACTCACTACTTCAACACTGCGCT CTCCAGTACCTACCAGTCAGTTGGTCGGACTGTGGCTGTCAGGTACACCCAGGGTAACTGGGAAGGTGAACTGGGCGTTGACAGGGTCGCCATCCCCAAAGGCCTAAATGGGACCGTCATCATCAACATAGCTGCCATTCGGTCATCTGACGGCTTCTTCCTTCCCGGGGTTAACTGGCAGGGCATCCTGGGACTGGCCTATCCCATGCTAGCACGG CCGGACTCGTCCGTGGAGCCCTTCTTCAACTCTTTGGTGCAACAGATGGGAATTCCTGACATCTTCTCCCTCCAGATGTGTGGGGCTGGACTGTCAGCCAGCAGCACAGCTGACCCCGCAGGAGGCAGTCTT ATCATGGGAGGGGCTGAACCAACTCTGTATCGGGGGTCAGTGTGGTACACCCCTATAGTAGAGGAGTGGTACTACCAAGTGGAGGTTTTGAAGCTGGAGGTTGGCGACCAAAATCTGGACCTGGACTGCAGAGAG TATAACATGGATAAAGCCATAGTTGACAGTGGTACGACACTGCTGCGTCTTCCTGTCAATGTCTTCAATGCGGTGGTAGAAGCCATCACACGCAGCTCTCTG ATCCAGGACTTTTCTTCAGGGTTCTGGGATGGCACCAAGCTTGCATGCTGGATGAAGGGAGAGACCCCCTGGATGTTTTTCCCCAAGCTGTCCATTTTCCTAAGGGCCACGAACACCAGCCAGTCCTTCCGTATCACCATCCTGCCTCAG CTGTAcatccagccaatcacagatgTGGACGGCACGCTGGACTGCTTCCGTTTTGGATTGTCTTCGTCAGCTAATGGCCTGGTGATCGGCGCTACAGTTATGGAAGGCTTCTACGTGGTGTTTGACCGTGCCCAGCGGAGACTGGGCTTTGCACTCAGTAACTGTGCAG TAAGCGGTGAAGTGGCTCTTTCAGAGATTGCAGGGCCCTTCTCAGCAGCAGACGTGGCGGCCAACTGCTCTGCCGGGGTGCTGAAGGGGCCTCTTCTATGGGTGATCTCCTACGCCCTGATGGCGGTGTGCGCAGTGGTCCTCATCATCCTGTTACTCCTGCTGGTCCTGCCCTGCCGAAACAGAAATCGCTCCGGGGAGATAACCGACGAGTCCTCTCTGGTCCGCCACCGCATCAAGTGA